In Streptomyces sp. NBC_00878, a single window of DNA contains:
- a CDS encoding Tat pathway signal sequence domain protein, whose product MRTIVHRHLGKVVAGTAIAVAGTAVMIGITLPGSAGADDSDGKGAGQTSQQAGQGQGAVAPGVVEQAPAEGDTGEGRDPLTEDETERVEKLALDQQLRRTGENVEGEQGPQSLAVDLADPKTSELDDPDAPRRADVSFYDYKNDKLVTKTVNLDTGKVEETDTQQGVQPPLNRTENIEAAQLLLADPLGAGLKADFKDATDKELTTPDQLLLSSMVYRANPGTPAALADCGKHRCVTLFVKAKNGPWIDTRDLVIDLSTRKVAKVG is encoded by the coding sequence GTGCGCACGATAGTGCACCGCCATCTGGGCAAGGTGGTGGCGGGTACGGCCATCGCGGTCGCCGGGACCGCCGTGATGATCGGGATCACCCTGCCGGGCTCGGCAGGCGCCGACGACTCCGACGGCAAGGGGGCGGGCCAGACCTCCCAGCAGGCCGGCCAGGGCCAGGGCGCCGTGGCTCCCGGCGTCGTCGAGCAGGCTCCGGCGGAGGGCGACACCGGCGAGGGACGCGACCCGCTCACCGAGGACGAGACCGAGCGTGTCGAGAAGCTCGCCCTGGACCAGCAGTTGCGCCGCACCGGCGAGAACGTCGAGGGCGAGCAGGGTCCGCAGTCGCTCGCCGTCGACCTCGCCGATCCCAAGACGAGCGAACTGGACGACCCGGACGCGCCGCGCCGCGCCGACGTGTCGTTCTACGACTACAAGAACGACAAGCTCGTCACCAAGACCGTCAACCTCGACACCGGCAAGGTCGAGGAGACCGACACCCAGCAGGGCGTTCAGCCGCCGCTCAACCGCACCGAGAACATCGAGGCGGCGCAGCTGCTGCTCGCCGACCCGCTCGGCGCCGGCCTGAAGGCCGACTTCAAGGACGCCACGGACAAGGAGCTGACCACTCCTGACCAGCTGCTGCTCAGCAGCATGGTGTACCGGGCGAACCCGGGCACGCCCGCGGCCCTCGCCGACTGCGGCAAGCACCGCTGCGTGACGCTCTTCGTGAAGGCCAAGAACGGTCCCTGGATCGACACCCGTGACCTGGTGATCGATCTGAGCACCCGGAAGGTCGCCAAGGTCGGCTGA
- a CDS encoding SAV2148 family HEPN domain-containing protein, with protein MGSGGLELPPGDGGHEGSSTDAPPGAVSLARPMEIGAELDWGADAWREVRTRAQRAGRAYIWLNLVEQRLRAVVAAVLRPIYEPVHGEDDWVVAAAGPAGQEWVQRAVAVREVSRRKGYLLDPADDNVLSFLTLPQLRELMVQHWPCFEPYFEERRDVELALDELEVTRNVVSRNRALSEAVLAQAERASAKLLEILGAGSDVPSARRLPVDAVEELVGDRYADVVGVHSDRVRLMRQFPAEDIFGGARRLDAIGIGLNLLVQNFSGRRLVRLAESGCRVRLLFLNPASSAVKRRERELGIKRGELSRSVEMNILHMRRVRARLRDPGAFEIQVYDETPRFTAYLVDGDGSDGIAVVQSYLRRTRGMEAPVLVLRGGGRVLKPDEAGEEGLFGTYREEFEVAWADSRPVS; from the coding sequence GTGGGGTCCGGAGGGCTGGAGTTGCCCCCTGGTGACGGCGGTCACGAGGGGAGCTCCACGGATGCCCCACCGGGCGCGGTGTCCCTGGCGCGACCGATGGAGATCGGAGCGGAGCTGGACTGGGGCGCCGACGCCTGGCGTGAGGTGCGTACGCGCGCCCAGCGGGCCGGCCGGGCCTACATCTGGCTGAACCTCGTCGAACAGCGGCTGCGCGCGGTCGTGGCCGCTGTTCTCCGCCCGATCTACGAGCCCGTCCACGGCGAGGACGACTGGGTGGTCGCCGCCGCCGGACCCGCCGGGCAGGAGTGGGTGCAGCGGGCCGTCGCCGTCCGCGAAGTCAGCCGCCGCAAGGGCTACTTGCTCGACCCGGCCGACGACAACGTCCTCAGCTTCCTCACGCTGCCCCAGCTGCGCGAGCTGATGGTGCAGCACTGGCCGTGCTTCGAGCCGTACTTCGAGGAGCGCCGGGACGTCGAACTCGCCCTGGACGAACTGGAAGTCACCCGCAACGTCGTCTCGCGGAACCGGGCCCTGTCCGAGGCCGTCCTCGCCCAGGCCGAGCGCGCCTCCGCGAAGCTCCTGGAAATACTCGGCGCGGGCAGTGACGTACCGTCCGCGCGCCGGCTGCCGGTCGACGCGGTCGAGGAACTGGTCGGCGACCGGTACGCGGACGTGGTGGGCGTGCACTCGGACCGGGTGCGGCTGATGCGGCAGTTCCCCGCCGAGGACATCTTCGGCGGTGCCCGCCGCCTCGACGCCATCGGTATCGGCCTCAACCTCCTCGTACAGAACTTCTCGGGCCGGCGGCTCGTCAGGCTGGCCGAGTCCGGCTGCCGGGTGCGGCTGCTGTTCCTGAACCCCGCGTCCAGTGCGGTGAAGCGCCGCGAGCGCGAACTCGGCATCAAGCGGGGTGAGTTGAGCCGCTCCGTCGAGATGAACATCCTGCACATGCGCCGGGTCCGGGCCCGGCTGCGCGATCCCGGCGCCTTCGAGATCCAGGTCTACGACGAGACGCCCCGCTTCACGGCGTACCTCGTCGACGGGGACGGCTCGGACGGCATAGCGGTCGTGCAGTCGTATCTGCGCCGGACGCGCGGGATGGAGGCGCCGGTGCTCGTACTGCGCGGCGGGGGGCGGGTGTTGAAGCCGGACGAGGCCGGTGAAGAGGGGCTTTTCGGGACGTATCGCGAGGAGTTCGAGGTGGCTTGGGCCGATTCGCGGCCTGTGTCCTGA
- a CDS encoding DMT family transporter — MSAQTATAVLPVLVVLFARYALSALACLGLVAADRRSGGWTRDELRIGVPLGVTQAAVLVVETYGVARTSAANAGLIISLTIVITPLLDRTGHRGGLPLSFYAAAGVCLLAVGLLMSGNGFHAPRLGDLLMLAAALIRAVHVALVGRLTVNRAIRPLRLTTVQTLVGSALFLLPASGELSTLAHIGLAGWAQLLYLALFCSVFAFLAQTWAVQRTSASRASLLLGTEPIWAAAVGITLAGDHFTPLTGLGAAMMVAGTYWGQSIERAHRAATSEGARPPSTASAPSETRTVQGRGAVTSAAPPRGRDKPQPTRR, encoded by the coding sequence CTGTCCGCCCAGACGGCCACCGCCGTACTGCCCGTTCTGGTGGTGCTCTTCGCGCGGTACGCCCTGTCCGCGCTCGCCTGTCTCGGTCTGGTCGCCGCCGACCGGAGGTCCGGCGGATGGACCCGAGACGAGCTCCGGATCGGCGTGCCGCTGGGCGTCACCCAGGCGGCCGTCCTGGTCGTGGAGACGTACGGCGTCGCCCGCACGAGTGCGGCCAACGCGGGGCTGATCATCAGCCTGACCATCGTGATCACTCCCCTCCTCGACCGCACGGGCCACCGCGGCGGCCTCCCCCTGTCCTTCTACGCGGCCGCCGGCGTCTGCCTGCTGGCCGTCGGTCTCCTGATGTCGGGCAACGGCTTCCACGCGCCCCGTCTCGGCGACCTGCTGATGCTCGCCGCCGCGCTGATCCGGGCGGTGCATGTCGCACTCGTCGGCCGGCTCACCGTGAACCGTGCGATCCGCCCGCTGCGGCTGACCACCGTGCAGACCCTCGTCGGCTCGGCGCTGTTCCTGCTGCCGGCGTCCGGCGAACTGTCCACGCTCGCCCACATCGGCTTGGCGGGCTGGGCCCAGCTGCTCTATCTCGCCCTGTTCTGCAGTGTGTTCGCCTTTCTCGCACAGACCTGGGCCGTCCAGCGCACCTCCGCGAGCCGGGCCAGCCTCCTGCTGGGCACCGAGCCGATCTGGGCCGCAGCCGTGGGAATCACCCTGGCCGGCGACCACTTCACCCCGCTCACGGGTCTCGGCGCGGCGATGATGGTCGCCGGAACGTACTGGGGCCAGTCCATCGAACGCGCCCACCGCGCCGCCACCTCCGAGGGGGCTCGGCCGCCGTCGACGGCGTCGGCCCCTTCAGAGACCCGCACCGTTCAGGGGCGCGGGGCTGTGACATCTGCGGCTCCGCCGCGTGGGCGCGACAAGCCACAACCAACCCGCAGGTGA
- the treY gene encoding malto-oligosyltrehalose synthase, with amino-acid sequence MTPERPAPVAPVAPTATYRLQLQPEFPFGAAEAAVPYLASLGVSHLHLSPVLEAVPGSEHGYDVVDHARVRDELGGETGLRSLSRTAREHGLGLVVDIVPNHMAMAPRHNHALWEVLREGPDSPYARWFDIDWRAQDGRVLLPVLGQALGAEIGALEVDGDVLRYYDHAFPLRAGTEKLPLPRLLDAQWYRLAWWRLARTELNYRRFFSISELIGVRVEDPEVFAATHGKILELLDEGVVDGLRIDHPDGLADPDAYLRRLHEATGGRWTVVEKILADGEPLPAAWPVAGTTGYDALRHVDGLFTDPAGAGELLGQYRRFAAPQADRGGVWEATVRRAAYKVVHHELAAEVDRLTREADRLCRASPDPATRDRAPWALRTALRELLVRMEVYRPYTSGDAASVVTEEAADEARQAFQVPEEAQAVDLVRDLVLGRVGDGPEHEAFRARFAQTASALRAKSVEDTAFYRYVPLLSATEVGGEPGSPAVSPEVFHAYCARVQRDWPATGTALSTHDTKRSADVRAAISVLTQVPSRWADLLAEVTGWTAAEGVGAPDPQVAWAAWQTVVGLGPAPGERLQGALLKHVREAGLGTSWTEQDPAYEAAVAAFLKAGPCGTPGQLVAGFRNSVEPHVRTNVLGAALVHLTMPGVPDLYQGTEVEYRALVDPDNRRPADFPPVDPDGLSAEKAALTAGALRLRRRRPAVFGEAAAYTPLLAEGPGAAHCVAFVRSGEVVTAVTRLSLRLEEAGGWRDTVLPLPAGRWADPLAPGREFTGHARVEELFEALPVVLLERVGDDAGSGPSTNSGSDFSDGAGDGADSDPDSSDGSGSGSGSGSGSGSGSGSGSGSGEIG; translated from the coding sequence ATGACACCTGAGCGTCCCGCCCCGGTCGCCCCCGTCGCGCCGACCGCCACATACCGGCTCCAGCTGCAACCGGAGTTCCCCTTCGGGGCGGCCGAGGCGGCCGTCCCGTATCTGGCCTCGCTCGGCGTCTCGCATCTGCATCTGTCGCCGGTCCTGGAGGCGGTTCCGGGTTCGGAGCACGGTTACGACGTCGTGGACCACGCGCGCGTGCGGGACGAACTCGGCGGCGAGACGGGGCTGCGGTCCCTGTCGCGCACCGCGCGGGAGCACGGTCTGGGGCTCGTGGTGGACATCGTGCCGAACCACATGGCGATGGCCCCGCGCCACAACCACGCCCTGTGGGAGGTGCTGCGCGAGGGCCCGGACTCGCCGTACGCGCGCTGGTTCGACATCGACTGGCGGGCCCAGGACGGGCGGGTGCTGCTGCCGGTGCTGGGGCAGGCCCTCGGCGCGGAGATCGGCGCCCTGGAGGTCGACGGGGACGTCCTGCGCTACTACGACCACGCGTTCCCGCTGCGGGCCGGCACGGAGAAGCTGCCGCTGCCCCGGCTGCTGGACGCGCAGTGGTACCGGCTGGCGTGGTGGCGGCTGGCCCGCACCGAGCTCAACTACCGGCGGTTCTTCAGCATCTCGGAGCTCATCGGGGTGCGGGTCGAGGACCCGGAGGTGTTCGCGGCCACGCACGGGAAGATCCTGGAGCTGCTGGACGAGGGCGTGGTGGACGGGCTGCGGATCGACCACCCGGACGGCCTCGCCGACCCCGACGCGTATCTCCGCCGTCTCCACGAGGCGACGGGCGGGCGCTGGACGGTCGTCGAGAAGATCCTCGCGGACGGCGAACCGCTGCCCGCCGCGTGGCCGGTCGCGGGCACCACCGGATACGACGCGCTGCGGCACGTGGACGGCCTTTTCACGGACCCGGCGGGCGCGGGGGAACTCCTCGGCCAGTACCGGCGGTTCGCGGCCCCTCAGGCCGACCGTGGGGGCGTCTGGGAGGCCACGGTGCGGCGGGCCGCGTACAAGGTGGTCCATCACGAGCTGGCCGCCGAGGTCGACCGGCTCACGCGCGAGGCGGACCGCCTGTGCCGCGCCTCGCCGGACCCCGCGACGCGCGACCGCGCACCCTGGGCCCTGCGCACCGCGCTGCGGGAGCTCCTGGTCCGTATGGAGGTCTACCGGCCGTACACCTCAGGGGACGCCGCGTCGGTCGTCACCGAGGAGGCCGCGGACGAGGCACGCCAGGCCTTCCAGGTACCCGAGGAGGCCCAGGCGGTCGATCTCGTACGGGACCTCGTGCTGGGCCGGGTCGGCGACGGGCCCGAACACGAGGCGTTCCGGGCGCGGTTCGCGCAGACCGCGTCGGCGCTGCGGGCCAAGTCCGTGGAGGACACGGCGTTCTACCGGTACGTTCCGCTGCTGTCGGCGACCGAGGTGGGCGGCGAACCGGGGTCCCCGGCCGTGTCCCCGGAGGTCTTCCACGCGTACTGCGCGCGCGTGCAGCGCGACTGGCCCGCCACCGGCACCGCCCTGTCCACGCACGACACGAAGCGCAGCGCCGACGTACGGGCGGCGATCTCGGTGCTCACACAGGTCCCGTCGCGCTGGGCCGACCTGCTGGCCGAGGTGACCGGGTGGACGGCGGCCGAAGGGGTGGGCGCGCCGGACCCGCAGGTGGCGTGGGCCGCCTGGCAGACCGTGGTCGGGCTCGGCCCCGCGCCCGGGGAGCGGCTCCAGGGCGCACTGCTGAAGCACGTCCGGGAAGCCGGCCTCGGCACCTCGTGGACCGAACAGGATCCCGCGTACGAGGCCGCCGTGGCGGCGTTCCTGAAGGCGGGGCCGTGCGGGACACCCGGCCAACTCGTGGCCGGGTTCCGGAACTCCGTCGAGCCTCATGTGCGCACGAACGTCCTGGGGGCCGCGCTGGTCCATCTGACGATGCCGGGCGTGCCGGACCTCTACCAGGGCACGGAGGTCGAGTACCGGGCTCTGGTGGACCCGGACAACCGGCGCCCCGCGGACTTCCCGCCGGTCGACCCGGACGGTCTGTCCGCCGAGAAGGCCGCGCTCACCGCGGGCGCGCTGCGGCTGCGCCGCCGGCGGCCCGCCGTCTTCGGCGAGGCGGCGGCCTACACGCCGCTCCTCGCGGAGGGCCCGGGCGCCGCGCACTGTGTGGCGTTCGTACGCTCCGGAGAGGTCGTCACGGCCGTCACCCGGCTGTCGCTGCGCCTGGAGGAAGCGGGCGGCTGGCGCGACACGGTGCTGCCGCTGCCCGCGGGGCGGTGGGCCGATCCGCTCGCTCCGGGACGGGAGTTCACGGGGCACGCGCGCGTGGAGGAGCTTTTCGAAGCGCTGCCCGTGGTGCTGCTGGAGCGGGTCGGCGACGACGCGGGCTCCGGCCCGAGCACCAACTCGGGCTCCGACTTCAGCGACGGCGCCGGCGACGGCGCGGACTCCGACCCTGACTCCAGCGACGGCTCCGGTTCCGGTTCCGGTTCCGGCTCCGGCTCCGGCTCCGGCTCCGGCTCCGGCTCCGGCTCCGGGGAGATTGGCTGA
- a CDS encoding copper amine oxidase, with protein MRVNSITRARGRTVVGLSVAALTVGASTAAGPAVAQPKAAPAAAAACSAAYKIEQKLSTGTTWTMCWRYEGESGLVLENISYQPKGEARPIRVLTSAKLAQIHVPYDDGSVEYDDLTGYGFGSGLKDMAPGECPGGTIKTVKVPGADPAHPNVKGLCTTTRSRGHAYRMQGDTANKVFQQQGKDLLVYTVNQVGWYEYMTEWRFSDDGTINMNVGATGSLSPGDYDAGDGRGWPIGKGAKAYATSHSHNVFWRLNFGLDGNSKNKVEQYDSVVSPPAAGGAAPRNKTTRTPVNKELAGDAKNMRWWRVVSTTGKNKDEHARSYEFVPGATSKYPGRSFTKHDVYFTQYKKCEQFASNNLPNCGTGAGKSVDKWVNGETITNPVAWVNIGFHHVARDEDQQPMPVHWQGFSIAPRDVTAMNPLTPPELANQNGRPDNGS; from the coding sequence ATGCGCGTGAACAGCATCACCCGCGCCCGCGGACGGACGGTGGTGGGCCTCTCGGTGGCCGCCCTGACCGTCGGCGCCTCCACGGCCGCGGGGCCGGCCGTCGCCCAGCCCAAGGCCGCCCCCGCGGCGGCCGCCGCCTGCAGCGCGGCCTACAAGATCGAGCAGAAACTCTCCACCGGCACCACCTGGACGATGTGCTGGCGCTACGAGGGTGAGTCCGGGCTGGTCCTGGAGAACATCTCGTACCAGCCCAAGGGGGAAGCCCGCCCCATACGCGTCCTGACAAGTGCGAAGCTCGCCCAGATACACGTCCCCTACGACGACGGCTCGGTCGAGTACGACGACCTCACGGGCTACGGCTTCGGATCGGGCTTGAAGGACATGGCCCCCGGGGAGTGCCCCGGCGGCACGATCAAGACGGTCAAGGTCCCGGGCGCGGACCCGGCGCACCCGAACGTCAAGGGCCTGTGCACCACGACCCGTTCGCGCGGCCACGCCTACCGCATGCAGGGCGACACGGCGAACAAGGTCTTCCAGCAGCAGGGCAAGGACCTGCTCGTCTACACCGTCAACCAGGTCGGCTGGTACGAGTACATGACCGAGTGGCGTTTCTCGGACGACGGCACGATCAACATGAACGTCGGCGCCACCGGCAGCCTCTCGCCCGGTGACTACGACGCCGGTGACGGCCGCGGCTGGCCGATCGGCAAGGGCGCCAAGGCGTACGCCACCAGCCACAGCCACAACGTCTTCTGGCGGCTCAACTTCGGCCTCGACGGCAACTCCAAGAACAAGGTCGAGCAGTACGACTCCGTGGTCAGCCCGCCCGCCGCCGGCGGCGCGGCCCCGAGGAACAAGACCACCCGTACGCCGGTCAACAAGGAACTCGCGGGCGACGCCAAGAACATGCGCTGGTGGCGCGTGGTCAGCACCACCGGCAAGAACAAGGACGAACACGCCCGTTCGTACGAGTTCGTCCCGGGCGCCACCTCCAAGTACCCGGGCCGCAGCTTCACCAAGCACGACGTCTATTTCACCCAGTACAAGAAGTGCGAGCAGTTCGCCAGCAACAACCTGCCCAATTGCGGTACCGGAGCTGGTAAGTCCGTCGACAAGTGGGTCAACGGAGAGACCATCACGAACCCCGTGGCCTGGGTGAACATCGGCTTCCACCACGTCGCCCGGGACGAGGACCAGCAGCCCATGCCGGTCCACTGGCAGGGCTTCTCCATTGCCCCGCGCGATGTCACCGCTATGAATCCGCTCACTCCGCCGGAGCTTGCCAATCAGAACGGCCGCCCGGACAACGGTAGTTGA
- a CDS encoding 3'-5' exonuclease produces MGWHGELLVGFDLETTGTDPREARIVTGAVIEVRGTEPVGHREWLADPGVEIPADAVAVHGISNERATAEGRPADQVADAIASVLVSYWQSGVPVVAYNAAFDLTLLSAELRRYGLPSLRDRLGGVDPAPVIDPYTIDRSVDRYRRGKRNLEAVCVEYGITLDSAHDASADALAAARLAGAIAARHPKVAALGPAELHRRQIEWYAEWAADFQSFLRSKGDETAVVDGVWPLRDLSDAEQRSAGSGR; encoded by the coding sequence ATGGGTTGGCACGGGGAGCTGCTGGTCGGCTTCGACCTGGAGACGACCGGGACGGATCCGCGCGAGGCGCGCATCGTCACCGGGGCCGTGATCGAGGTCAGGGGGACAGAGCCGGTAGGGCACCGCGAATGGCTCGCCGACCCGGGAGTCGAGATCCCGGCGGACGCGGTGGCGGTGCACGGGATCAGCAACGAAAGGGCGACGGCCGAGGGCAGGCCCGCCGACCAGGTGGCCGACGCGATCGCCTCGGTCCTCGTCTCGTACTGGCAGTCGGGCGTCCCGGTCGTGGCGTACAACGCGGCCTTCGACCTGACCCTGCTCTCCGCCGAACTGCGGAGGTACGGACTGCCGTCACTGCGCGACCGGCTCGGCGGAGTCGATCCCGCGCCGGTCATCGACCCGTACACGATCGACCGCTCCGTGGACCGCTACCGCCGCGGCAAGCGGAATCTCGAAGCGGTCTGCGTGGAGTACGGGATCACGCTCGACTCCGCCCACGACGCCTCGGCGGACGCCCTGGCGGCGGCCCGTCTCGCCGGCGCGATAGCCGCCCGCCACCCCAAGGTCGCGGCCCTCGGCCCGGCGGAGCTGCACCGCCGCCAGATCGAGTGGTACGCGGAATGGGCGGCCGACTTCCAGAGCTTCCTGCGCAGCAAGGGGGACGAGACGGCGGTGGTGGACGGGGTGTGGCCGCTGCGGGACCTGTCGGACGCGGAGCAACGCTCCGCGGGGAGCGGACGTTGA
- the glgX gene encoding glycogen debranching protein GlgX produces the protein MQVWPGQAYPLGATYDGAGTNFAVFSEAADRIELCLLHDDGSETAIELRETDAFVRHAYLPGVMPGQRYGFRVHGPYAPERGQRCNSAKLLLDPYAKAISGGIEWGEEVYGYHFGSPGKRNDLDSAPRTMSSVVVNPYFDWGDDRRPRTEYHHTLLYEAHVKGLTMRHPGLPDELRGTYAALAHPAIIEHLTALGVTALELMPVHQFVNDHRLVDMGLNNYWGYNTIGFFAPHNAYASWGDRGQQVLEFKSAVRALHEAGIEVILDVVYNHTAEGNHLGPTLSFRGLDNASYYRLTDDPRYYMDTTGTGNSLLMRSPHVLQLIMDSLRYWVTEMHVDGFRFDLAATLARQFHEVDRLSSFFDLVQQDPVVSQVKLIAEPWDVGEGGYQVGNFPPLWTEWNGKYRDTVRDMWRGEPRTLAEFASRLTGSSDLYQDDGRRPLASINFVTCHDGFTLHDLVSYNEKHNAANGEDNRDGESHNRSWNCGAEGDTDDPEVLELRARQMRNFTATLMLSQGVPMLSHGDEFGRTQGGNNNAYCQDNELSWVPWPEHTENPENTAELLEFTRAMVWLRRDHPVFRRRRFFHGRPVEGTHDELSDIAWFTPAGDEMTQRDWDSTQARALSVFLNGNAISEPGPRGEHIGDDSFLLMFNASPKTTEFVVPVNHGRQWQVVVDTARPSGLEPGTGAKVQAGDRLSLVDRSMMVLQRPA, from the coding sequence ATGCAGGTCTGGCCTGGACAGGCGTACCCACTCGGTGCCACGTACGACGGCGCCGGCACGAACTTCGCGGTCTTCTCGGAGGCCGCGGACCGGATCGAGCTGTGTCTGCTGCACGACGACGGCTCCGAGACGGCGATAGAGCTGCGCGAGACCGACGCGTTCGTACGGCACGCGTACCTGCCCGGCGTCATGCCGGGCCAGCGGTACGGCTTCCGTGTGCACGGTCCGTACGCGCCGGAGCGCGGGCAGCGCTGCAACTCAGCGAAGCTGCTGCTCGACCCCTACGCGAAGGCCATAAGCGGCGGCATCGAATGGGGCGAGGAGGTGTACGGCTACCACTTCGGGTCGCCGGGCAAGCGCAACGACCTGGACTCGGCACCCCGCACCATGAGCTCCGTGGTGGTCAACCCGTACTTCGACTGGGGCGACGACCGGCGCCCGCGCACCGAGTACCACCACACGCTCCTGTACGAGGCCCATGTGAAGGGCCTGACGATGCGGCACCCGGGACTGCCGGACGAACTGCGCGGCACGTACGCGGCACTCGCCCACCCCGCCATCATCGAACACCTGACCGCACTGGGCGTCACCGCCCTGGAACTGATGCCCGTACACCAGTTCGTGAACGACCACCGCCTGGTCGACATGGGCCTCAACAACTACTGGGGCTACAACACCATCGGCTTCTTCGCCCCGCACAACGCGTACGCCTCCTGGGGCGACCGCGGGCAGCAGGTCCTGGAGTTCAAGTCGGCCGTACGGGCGCTGCACGAGGCCGGTATCGAGGTCATCCTCGACGTGGTCTACAACCACACCGCCGAGGGCAACCACCTCGGCCCGACGCTCTCCTTCAGGGGCCTGGACAACGCCTCGTACTACCGGCTGACGGACGATCCCCGCTACTACATGGACACCACGGGGACGGGCAACTCACTGCTCATGCGCTCCCCGCACGTCCTCCAGCTGATCATGGACTCGCTGCGCTACTGGGTCACCGAGATGCACGTCGACGGGTTCCGCTTCGACCTGGCGGCGACGCTGGCCCGGCAGTTCCACGAGGTGGACCGGCTGTCGTCGTTCTTCGACCTGGTGCAGCAGGATCCGGTGGTCTCCCAGGTGAAGCTGATCGCCGAGCCCTGGGACGTCGGCGAGGGCGGCTACCAGGTGGGCAACTTCCCGCCCCTGTGGACCGAGTGGAACGGAAAGTACCGCGACACCGTACGGGACATGTGGCGGGGCGAGCCGCGGACGCTCGCGGAGTTCGCGTCCCGGCTGACGGGCTCGTCGGACCTCTACCAGGATGACGGGCGGCGCCCCCTCGCCTCCATCAACTTCGTCACCTGCCACGACGGCTTCACGCTGCACGACCTGGTGTCGTACAACGAGAAGCACAACGCGGCGAACGGCGAGGACAACCGCGACGGCGAGAGCCACAACCGGTCGTGGAACTGCGGGGCCGAGGGCGACACCGACGACCCGGAGGTCCTGGAGCTGCGGGCGCGGCAGATGCGGAACTTCACCGCGACGCTGATGCTCTCCCAGGGCGTGCCGATGCTGAGTCACGGCGACGAGTTCGGGCGCACACAGGGCGGCAACAACAACGCGTACTGCCAGGACAACGAGCTGTCCTGGGTGCCGTGGCCCGAGCACACCGAGAACCCCGAGAACACGGCCGAGCTGCTGGAGTTCACACGCGCGATGGTGTGGCTGCGCCGCGACCATCCGGTGTTCCGGCGGCGCCGGTTCTTCCACGGCCGGCCCGTGGAGGGCACCCACGACGAGCTGTCGGACATCGCGTGGTTCACCCCGGCGGGGGACGAGATGACCCAGCGCGACTGGGACTCCACACAGGCGCGGGCGCTGTCGGTGTTCCTCAACGGCAACGCGATCTCGGAACCGGGACCGCGCGGTGAGCACATCGGCGACGACTCGTTCCTGCTGATGTTCAACGCCTCTCCGAAGACGACGGAGTTCGTGGTACCGGTCAACCACGGCCGCCAGTGGCAGGTGGTGGTCGACACGGCCCGCCCGTCCGGCCTGGAACCCGGCACAGGCGCGAAGGTCCAGGCGGGCGACCGCCTGTCCTTGGTGGACCGAAGCATGATGGTGCTGCAGCGCCCGGCGTAG